In one window of Mus pahari chromosome 3, PAHARI_EIJ_v1.1, whole genome shotgun sequence DNA:
- the Adig gene encoding adipogenin gives MKYPLVPLVNDLTLSFLVFWLCLPMALLLFLTIVWLNFLLSQESKEDDSDLCFNWEPWSKRPSECGCEGTFPGEEDRVHW, from the exons ATGAAGTACCCTCTGGTGCCGCTGGTGAACGACCTCACactctctttcctggttttctggCTCTGCCTGCCCATGGCTTTGCTGCTGTTCTTGACGATCGTCTGGTTAAACTTCTTACTTAGTCAAG agtCAAAGGAAGATGATTCTGATTTGTGCTTCAACTGGGAGCCCTGGAGCAAAAGACCATCCGAGTGTGGCTGTGAGGGGACATTTCCTGGTGAGGAGGACAGGGTCCACTGGTGA